Proteins encoded by one window of Chryseobacterium aquaeductus:
- a CDS encoding alpha-amylase family glycosyl hydrolase: MRKLILIAIIGLGLISCASQNIRKNMNSPKEWKHTTNIYEVNLRQYTQEGTFKAFEKEMPRLKNMGVKTLWFMPVTPIAQMNKKGSLGSQYAAADYTSINPEFGTMDEFKHMVNEAHRLGFKVIIDWVANHTGWDHVWTKTHPEFYLKDPDGSFHKASGMDDIIELDYKNQEMRKTMIDAMKFWVKETNIDGFRCDLASWVEVDFWVEARPEVEKVKPLFFIGEYDELENPDYGKVFDASYSWKWMHKSADYYKKNEPLSELTDLLKKYSAIGDSSMRAWFTTNHDENSWNGTEFEKYGDITKPMAVFSATWNGITLLYSGQELPNMKRLEFFEKDVIDWNGEYQMADFYKTLLNLKSSNPALRGGDFAVSTYFLNTTANDKILAYVRKNGKDEVLVVLNFSKEPVNFTIQDENLSGTFSNVFDKTKRDFSEGKDFNFKVSDFAVFEK, encoded by the coding sequence ATGAGAAAATTAATTTTAATTGCAATCATCGGTTTAGGGCTTATATCCTGTGCCTCTCAAAATATCAGAAAAAATATGAATTCACCTAAAGAATGGAAGCACACCACCAATATTTATGAAGTTAATCTAAGACAATATACGCAGGAAGGTACTTTTAAAGCATTTGAAAAAGAAATGCCGCGTCTTAAAAATATGGGTGTGAAAACCCTTTGGTTCATGCCTGTCACTCCAATTGCCCAAATGAATAAAAAAGGAAGTTTGGGAAGTCAATATGCGGCAGCAGATTACACTTCTATCAATCCTGAATTTGGAACGATGGATGAGTTTAAACACATGGTGAACGAAGCACATCGATTAGGATTTAAAGTAATTATAGATTGGGTTGCCAACCATACAGGTTGGGATCATGTTTGGACGAAAACACACCCCGAATTTTACCTGAAAGATCCTGATGGAAGTTTTCACAAGGCCTCAGGAATGGATGATATTATCGAACTTGATTATAAAAATCAGGAGATGAGAAAAACGATGATTGATGCCATGAAATTTTGGGTAAAAGAAACTAATATCGACGGTTTCCGATGTGATTTGGCGTCTTGGGTTGAGGTAGATTTCTGGGTAGAAGCAAGACCTGAAGTGGAAAAAGTGAAGCCTCTCTTCTTTATTGGAGAATACGACGAGCTCGAAAATCCTGATTACGGTAAAGTTTTTGACGCAAGTTATTCATGGAAATGGATGCATAAGTCTGCTGATTATTACAAGAAAAATGAACCACTTAGCGAATTGACAGACTTACTCAAAAAATATTCTGCAATCGGAGACTCATCAATGAGAGCCTGGTTTACAACCAATCATGACGAAAATTCCTGGAACGGAACAGAGTTTGAAAAATATGGAGATATTACAAAACCAATGGCAGTATTTTCTGCAACTTGGAACGGTATTACTCTTTTGTATTCTGGTCAGGAACTTCCAAATATGAAGAGGCTTGAGTTTTTTGAAAAAGATGTCATCGATTGGAACGGAGAATATCAAATGGCAGATTTTTATAAAACCTTATTAAATTTAAAATCTTCAAATCCTGCATTAAGAGGCGGAGATTTTGCGGTCTCAACATATTTTCTGAACACCACAGCAAATGATAAAATCTTAGCCTACGTACGAAAAAACGGAAAAGACGAAGTTTTGGTTGTTTTAAATTTTTCGAAAGAGCCAGTAAATTTCACCATTCAGGATGAAAACTTAAGTGGAACTTTCAGTAATGTTTTTGATAAAACAAAACGTGATTTCAGTGAAGGAAAAGATTTTAATTTTAAAGTTTCAGATTTTGCAGTTTTTGAAAAATAA
- a CDS encoding response regulator: protein MNQKKILLIDDELDILEILSYNLEKEGYDVFTATNGNEGIVKAKEIIPDLILLDVMMPEKDGIETCQELRKIKELQKSLIVFLSARSEEFSQLAGFQAGANDYIVKLIKPKILISKVNALLQLTSQVSDNAKLIEVGELVIDKDNFRVSKSGQQFLLPKKEFDLLYLLASNTEKVFKREEILERVWGNDVIVGERTIDVHIRRLREKLGINTIQTLKGIGYKLIV from the coding sequence ATGAACCAAAAAAAGATTCTATTAATTGATGATGAACTGGATATTCTCGAAATTCTTTCATACAATTTAGAAAAAGAAGGCTATGACGTATTTACTGCCACAAACGGAAACGAAGGGATAGTAAAAGCCAAAGAGATTATCCCGGATTTGATCTTATTAGATGTCATGATGCCCGAAAAAGACGGTATCGAAACTTGTCAGGAATTAAGAAAAATAAAAGAACTTCAAAAAAGTCTGATCGTTTTCCTTTCTGCAAGAAGCGAAGAGTTTTCTCAGTTGGCAGGTTTTCAGGCAGGAGCTAATGATTATATTGTAAAGCTTATCAAGCCAAAAATCTTAATCTCAAAAGTGAATGCTTTGTTACAATTAACTTCTCAGGTTTCAGATAATGCAAAATTGATTGAAGTAGGAGAGTTGGTGATTGATAAAGATAATTTCAGAGTTTCAAAAAGTGGTCAGCAATTTTTACTTCCTAAAAAAGAATTTGATTTGTTGTATCTTTTGGCTTCAAACACCGAAAAAGTTTTTAAAAGAGAAGAGATTTTAGAAAGAGTTTGGGGAAATGATGTAATCGTTGGCGAAAGAACAATCGATGTACACATCAGAAGATTGAGAGAGAAATTAGGAATCAATACCATTCAGACTTTAAAAGGAATCGGATATAAGCTGATTGTTTAA
- a CDS encoding IS1096 element passenger TnpR family protein, whose translation MVYKIRVILDTKEDIFRDVEIKGKQTLWNLHLGIKSAFNLSGDELSTFNLLEEDGTIVKSVPLEDMSDEGDGEIMSDVYIDEAFETVGDKAQFQYGLLDLWEFFCELVEVIDETKGVNYPITVYRFGNAPLKAPSKSGSGSKNKKSALPLLDDDFGFDDDFAVSGTFVDEDDSFDDEEDDDYNDDAFDDEDDRI comes from the coding sequence ATGGTTTACAAAATCCGTGTAATATTAGATACAAAAGAAGATATTTTCCGTGATGTTGAAATTAAAGGAAAACAAACCCTCTGGAATCTGCATTTAGGAATCAAAAGTGCATTCAACCTTAGTGGTGATGAGCTTTCTACATTTAATCTTTTGGAAGAAGATGGTACTATTGTAAAAAGTGTGCCTTTGGAAGACATGAGTGATGAAGGTGATGGCGAAATTATGTCAGATGTTTATATTGATGAAGCTTTTGAAACTGTTGGTGACAAGGCACAATTTCAGTACGGTCTGCTGGATCTTTGGGAGTTTTTCTGTGAATTGGTAGAAGTGATTGACGAAACTAAAGGGGTCAATTACCCGATTACAGTTTACAGATTCGGAAATGCTCCTTTGAAAGCTCCTAGCAAAAGTGGTTCGGGCTCAAAAAACAAAAAATCTGCATTACCATTACTTGACGACGATTTTGGTTTCGACGACGATTTTGCTGTGTCCGGAACATTTGTAGATGAAGATGACAGTTTCGATGACGAAGAAGATGATGATTACAACGATGATGCCTTTGATGATGAAGACGACAGAATCTAA
- a CDS encoding thymidylate synthase, with protein sequence MQNYLDLLQHIKDNGTDKTDRTGTGTRSVFGYQLRYDLSKGFPMVTTKKVHLKSIIYELLWFLKGDTNVKYLNDNGVSIWDEWADENGDLGPVYGAQWRSWTGADNKVVDQISEVIDQIKKNPDSRRLIVSAWNVAEIPNMALAPCHALFQFYVADGKLSLQLYQRSADVFLGVPFNIASYALLLMMVAQVCDLKVGDYVHSFGDVHIYNNHFEQVERQLSREPKPLPVMKLNPEIKNIFDFNFDDFTLENYDPHPGIKAPVAI encoded by the coding sequence ATGCAAAACTATTTAGACCTTTTACAACATATCAAAGACAACGGAACAGATAAAACAGACCGTACCGGAACGGGAACGAGAAGTGTTTTTGGGTATCAGTTGAGGTATGATTTATCTAAAGGTTTTCCGATGGTGACGACCAAAAAAGTGCATTTAAAATCTATCATTTACGAATTGTTATGGTTTTTGAAAGGGGATACCAATGTAAAATATCTTAATGATAACGGAGTCAGTATTTGGGACGAATGGGCAGATGAAAACGGTGATTTAGGTCCGGTTTACGGAGCACAATGGAGAAGCTGGACCGGAGCCGACAACAAAGTTGTTGACCAAATTTCTGAAGTAATTGATCAGATTAAAAAAAATCCGGATTCTCGAAGATTAATCGTTTCTGCATGGAACGTTGCCGAAATTCCTAATATGGCTTTAGCGCCTTGTCATGCATTATTTCAGTTTTATGTAGCAGACGGTAAATTATCTTTGCAGCTGTATCAAAGAAGCGCCGATGTTTTTCTGGGAGTTCCGTTCAATATTGCAAGTTATGCCTTGTTACTCATGATGGTTGCGCAGGTTTGTGATCTTAAAGTGGGAGATTATGTTCACAGTTTTGGTGATGTTCATATTTATAACAATCATTTTGAGCAGGTCGAAAGGCAACTTTCCAGAGAGCCGAAACCACTTCCTGTGATGAAATTAAATCCTGAAATAAAAAATATTTTTGATTTCAATTTTGATGATTTTACCTTAGAAAATTACGATCCGCATCCGGGAATTAAAGCGCCGGTTGCTATTTAA
- a CDS encoding DUF5522 domain-containing protein produces the protein MANFDIKEHEDFYYNEQGYKVFTEKFHLKRGYCCKSGCRHCPYGYDKKTDTFIKITKKIK, from the coding sequence ATGGCGAATTTTGACATCAAAGAGCATGAAGACTTTTACTACAACGAGCAAGGCTACAAGGTTTTTACAGAAAAATTTCACTTAAAACGTGGATATTGCTGCAAAAGTGGATGTAGGCACTGCCCGTACGGATACGATAAAAAGACAGACACATTTATAAAAATCACTAAAAAAATTAAATAA
- a CDS encoding TonB-dependent receptor domain-containing protein: MNFRKLSIAVLFLTTSGTLFYAQEKNDTVKKEKKIEGVIIQGTTKKGTEANIISVQRKSVEVIERVGSVQLEKQGVGDVSVAVTKATGSQKQEGSGQIFIRGLGDRNNSTTINGLQVPSNDPLFKNIDLSIIKTDMIDFVGLEKVYNPKLWGDMSGANVDIVTKVYTGKPYFKVNLGSSVNFNAVQKNNYFLQDGPSYFGFEKIDQPSKNAIVNQGYVFKTSWRNQEVNNPFNTALNFDFGTNFKIGDQGKLSIFGYGGFDNSYEYFTGTTGGAYDGQDNPLRIYNNAEEFKYTTNTTGIVNVNYRINPNHNINLSSNYIHTSEQKLGNYSGYNRDYYDNDPSQERFITQQRRATYRVNDLIANQLRGEHTLSEPLKISWNVGYNRLDSKRPDRQDNVTVFDKQQNYSFFASSNPGANNRYYDQLLENDFVGDLHADYKLGEKAKITLGYSGRYKDSDFKATQYNFRILPAQGTYFVDPNNYDSFFNLGNYQTGAFFDIVTFRGDIKFSPETALLPQTFTSEMTNNAGYINVDYKFTEKFTAQLGLRYENLMQKLTYNTAILQGKINRDYNKILPAFNLKYSLNDQHNLRLAGSKTYTTPLLLETAPFEYVDVDESTIGNVSNYPSDNYNVDLKWEWFPKKNELISLTAFAKYIQNPLARTTINSSSNSVSFMNVGDTGRVFGLEAELRKDIYDSGNTRLYTFVNGTYLNTEQELDNEKITKENQGSGFSASFIKDKDKLQGASEFLANANIGVEHKWGGKNTMDLVVSYSYISDNIYALGFQNRGNMVDKAFSTLDATLKFKLNSGIGFSLSGRNLINPYFQRVQENPLTGNELVARKYKRGTGIGASVSYEF, from the coding sequence ATGAATTTTAGAAAACTGAGTATCGCTGTTTTGTTCCTTACAACATCCGGAACTTTATTTTACGCTCAAGAAAAAAATGATACCGTAAAAAAAGAAAAGAAAATTGAAGGTGTTATTATACAAGGTACAACAAAAAAAGGAACTGAAGCAAATATTATAAGCGTACAGAGAAAATCTGTAGAAGTAATAGAACGTGTAGGTTCTGTACAGCTAGAAAAACAAGGTGTTGGTGATGTATCTGTAGCAGTAACTAAAGCAACAGGCTCACAAAAACAAGAAGGTAGCGGACAAATTTTCATCCGTGGTCTTGGTGATCGTAACAATTCTACTACCATCAATGGTCTACAGGTTCCTTCAAACGATCCTTTATTCAAAAACATCGATCTAAGTATCATCAAAACCGATATGATCGATTTTGTAGGTTTGGAGAAAGTATACAACCCGAAACTTTGGGGTGATATGTCCGGAGCTAATGTAGATATCGTAACTAAAGTGTATACCGGAAAGCCATATTTTAAGGTAAATTTAGGATCTTCAGTTAATTTTAATGCAGTTCAGAAGAATAATTATTTCTTACAAGATGGGCCAAGTTATTTTGGTTTTGAAAAAATAGATCAGCCTTCTAAGAATGCAATTGTAAATCAAGGATATGTTTTTAAAACGTCATGGAGAAATCAGGAAGTTAACAATCCTTTTAATACTGCTTTAAATTTTGATTTCGGAACTAATTTTAAAATAGGTGATCAAGGAAAGTTAAGCATCTTCGGATATGGAGGTTTTGATAACAGTTATGAGTATTTCACAGGTACTACAGGTGGAGCTTATGACGGACAAGATAATCCTTTGAGAATCTATAACAATGCAGAAGAATTTAAATACACAACCAATACAACTGGTATTGTAAATGTAAATTACAGAATTAATCCTAATCATAATATTAATCTCTCTTCAAACTACATCCATACAAGTGAGCAAAAGCTTGGTAATTATTCTGGATACAACAGAGATTATTATGACAATGACCCTTCACAAGAAAGATTCATCACTCAACAAAGAAGAGCCACTTATCGTGTTAATGATTTGATAGCTAATCAATTGAGAGGTGAGCACACATTATCTGAGCCTTTAAAAATCTCATGGAATGTGGGTTACAACAGATTAGACAGTAAAAGACCAGACAGACAAGATAACGTAACTGTATTTGATAAACAACAGAACTACAGTTTCTTTGCAAGTTCAAACCCAGGAGCAAACAATAGATATTACGATCAGTTATTGGAAAACGATTTTGTAGGCGACTTACATGCAGATTATAAACTGGGAGAAAAAGCTAAAATCACATTGGGTTATAGTGGAAGATACAAAGACAGCGATTTTAAAGCAACTCAGTATAACTTCAGGATTTTACCGGCGCAGGGAACTTATTTCGTAGATCCAAACAACTATGATTCTTTCTTTAATCTTGGAAACTACCAGACAGGTGCTTTCTTCGACATTGTAACTTTCAGAGGAGATATTAAGTTTAGCCCAGAAACGGCTTTGCTTCCACAGACATTCACATCTGAAATGACCAACAATGCAGGATATATAAATGTTGATTATAAATTTACTGAAAAGTTTACTGCACAACTTGGTTTAAGATATGAAAATCTGATGCAGAAGTTAACATATAATACTGCAATTCTTCAAGGAAAGATAAACAGAGATTATAACAAAATTTTACCTGCATTCAATTTAAAGTACAGCCTTAATGACCAGCATAATTTAAGATTAGCAGGATCTAAAACTTATACAACACCGTTACTACTTGAAACTGCACCTTTTGAATATGTAGATGTAGACGAAAGTACAATTGGTAATGTATCAAATTATCCTTCAGACAACTACAACGTAGATTTAAAATGGGAATGGTTTCCTAAGAAAAACGAGTTGATCTCATTAACTGCTTTTGCAAAATACATTCAGAATCCTTTAGCAAGAACAACTATTAACTCTTCATCAAACTCAGTTTCTTTCATGAATGTTGGTGATACAGGTAGAGTTTTCGGTTTAGAAGCTGAACTAAGAAAAGACATCTACGATTCTGGAAATACTAGATTGTACACCTTTGTAAATGGAACATATCTAAATACTGAGCAAGAACTTGACAATGAGAAAATAACAAAAGAAAACCAAGGATCAGGATTCTCTGCATCATTTATTAAAGATAAAGACAAGTTACAGGGAGCTTCTGAATTTTTAGCTAATGCGAATATTGGTGTTGAGCACAAATGGGGTGGTAAAAACACCATGGATCTTGTAGTTTCTTACTCTTACATTTCAGATAATATCTATGCTTTAGGTTTCCAAAACCGAGGAAATATGGTAGATAAGGCATTCAGTACATTAGATGCAACTCTGAAATTTAAGCTTAATAGCGGAATAGGATTTTCACTTTCAGGTAGAAATTTAATTAATCCTTACTTCCAGAGAGTTCAAGAAAATCCACTTACAGGAAATGAACTTGTAGCTAGAAAATATAAAAGAGGAACAGGCATTGGTGCAAGCGTTTCTTATGAATTCTAA
- a CDS encoding sensor histidine kinase — MRFYRLSFISSCLLTLVMLVLVIIFDALNEKYDHNSFFKLGFIISVIVMFIVNYVVLELLFSYYAKKQVRNISKILPEEIVYDNQENITLKELGERFSDFNQQKVTEMEVMKKMESYRKEYIGNVSHELKTPLFSIQGYVETLSEGGVENLNIRDKYLERIGISVERLIAIVNDLDMINRLEAGEIDVTVSKFDVNILVKEIFDLLDLEAEKNNTVLQLQTLHSQIFVEADKQKISQVFINLISNAIHYANRQEAKVVVKTSVLRNKVLIEVIDNGMGIKKELLPRIFERFYRVETSRSRRQGGSGLGLAIVKHILEAHNENITVESVYLEGTKFSFMLEKSK; from the coding sequence TTGAGATTTTACAGACTTAGTTTCATCTCGTCATGCCTGCTGACACTGGTAATGCTGGTCTTAGTCATCATCTTTGATGCACTCAACGAAAAGTACGACCACAATTCATTTTTTAAATTAGGTTTCATTATATCCGTAATTGTGATGTTTATTGTCAATTACGTAGTTCTTGAGTTGCTTTTCAGCTACTATGCGAAAAAACAGGTCAGAAATATTTCCAAAATTTTGCCGGAAGAGATTGTGTACGACAATCAGGAAAACATCACCTTAAAAGAATTAGGTGAGCGATTTTCTGATTTCAATCAGCAAAAAGTAACCGAGATGGAAGTGATGAAAAAAATGGAAAGCTACCGTAAAGAATATATCGGAAACGTTTCTCACGAGCTCAAAACTCCGTTGTTCTCAATTCAGGGTTATGTAGAAACATTAAGTGAAGGTGGAGTAGAAAATCTCAATATCAGAGACAAATATCTGGAAAGAATTGGTATTTCGGTTGAAAGGCTAATCGCCATTGTGAACGATTTAGATATGATCAATAGGCTTGAAGCAGGAGAAATAGATGTCACTGTTTCAAAGTTTGACGTCAATATTCTGGTAAAAGAAATTTTTGATCTTCTCGATTTAGAAGCTGAGAAAAATAATACAGTTTTACAGTTACAGACCTTACACAGCCAGATTTTTGTGGAAGCCGACAAACAAAAGATTTCACAGGTTTTTATAAATCTTATCTCCAATGCAATACATTATGCCAACCGTCAGGAAGCAAAAGTAGTAGTGAAAACCAGCGTTCTCAGAAACAAAGTGCTCATAGAAGTTATAGACAACGGAATGGGTATAAAGAAAGAACTTCTCCCAAGAATTTTCGAGCGTTTTTACCGTGTAGAAACCAGCCGCAGCCGAAGACAAGGTGGTTCTGGTTTGGGATTGGCGATTGTGAAACATATATTAGAAGCTCATAACGAAAACATTACGGTAGAAAGTGTGTATCTTGAAGGCACCAAATTCAGCTTTATGCTCGAAAAAAGCAAATAG
- a CDS encoding glucosaminidase domain-containing protein: protein MKRLFSLVSLLVISKFSAQTWATEDQYIQKFAQYAVEEMEKHKIPASITLAQGLLETGGGQSRLALEGKNHFGIKCKEDWTGKTMKHTDDAPNECFRVYDDPKQSYEDHSIFLATRKYYTNLFNLDMKDYKAWAHGLKKAGYATNPRYASILIGKIEKYKLNEFDNVNSKEVLYAVLKKYPDLKDDRTFMARLELPQKAKKPEPVTVKVPYKPTSYAQQQKRVERIKTNAEILNSMLVKNHPNGGLKYVVIPADTNLQLISNKFKISESKLIKWNDLQSNVLKKDDIVFLESKNSEGNTATYKAESGEDMHDIAQKFGVKLNKLYAKNRMDEGQKPSVGQLIYLIDKKPKN from the coding sequence ATGAAAAGACTTTTTTCGCTTGTAAGCCTTTTGGTTATATCAAAATTCTCGGCTCAGACCTGGGCAACTGAAGATCAATACATTCAAAAATTTGCGCAATATGCAGTTGAAGAAATGGAAAAACATAAAATTCCTGCTTCTATCACGCTTGCACAAGGACTCTTGGAAACTGGTGGCGGACAAAGCCGCTTGGCACTAGAAGGTAAAAATCATTTTGGAATAAAATGTAAAGAAGACTGGACGGGAAAAACAATGAAACACACCGATGATGCTCCCAATGAATGTTTCCGTGTGTATGATGACCCGAAACAATCTTATGAAGACCACTCTATATTTTTAGCAACAAGAAAATACTACACCAATCTCTTTAATCTGGATATGAAAGATTATAAAGCTTGGGCTCACGGTCTGAAAAAAGCAGGATATGCTACCAACCCTCGCTATGCTTCGATTTTGATCGGAAAAATTGAAAAATATAAACTCAACGAGTTTGATAATGTAAATTCTAAAGAAGTTTTGTATGCTGTTCTGAAAAAATATCCTGATCTAAAAGATGACAGGACTTTTATGGCTCGTCTTGAACTTCCACAAAAAGCAAAAAAACCAGAGCCGGTAACTGTGAAAGTTCCTTATAAACCGACTTCTTATGCTCAACAGCAAAAAAGAGTAGAACGCATTAAAACAAATGCAGAAATTCTTAATTCTATGCTTGTAAAAAACCATCCCAATGGTGGTTTGAAATATGTTGTCATTCCCGCAGACACCAATCTTCAGTTGATTTCCAACAAATTTAAAATCAGCGAAAGCAAACTGATCAAATGGAATGATCTGCAATCTAATGTTCTGAAAAAAGATGATATTGTATTTTTAGAATCAAAAAATTCTGAAGGAAATACGGCAACTTATAAAGCAGAATCCGGAGAAGATATGCACGACATCGCGCAGAAATTCGGAGTGAAACTCAATAAACTATACGCAAAAAACAGAATGGATGAAGGGCAAAAACCTTCTGTAGGGCAACTCATCTATCTGATCGATAAAAAACCCAAAAACTAA
- a CDS encoding 1-aminocyclopropane-1-carboxylate deaminase/D-cysteine desulfhydrase: protein MLLQIPIKPIPILEILVNKNIRLFIKREDLIHPQISGNKYWKLFYNINNYLESQPEKPLIITFGGAYSNHISSVSTVGNLAGIQTLGIIRGEELEKKWKDNPTLVAAKRNGMNLKFVSREEYRNKEKLTEFLRQEFPDSLIIPEGGTNENAVQGIKMMLNNDTKDFDYLCTAVGTGGTIAGISMFCEENQTVVGFNVVEDSSLEHRILELTSRRNFHLTDAAFGGYGKINDENIRFINDFKTKHKIPLDPVYTGKMMQKIFEMIDADYFPEGSKILCFHTGGLQGIEGANAFLEKQNRNLII, encoded by the coding sequence ATGCTTTTACAAATTCCGATAAAACCAATTCCAATTCTGGAAATTTTAGTCAACAAAAATATTCGGCTTTTCATCAAAAGAGAAGACCTCATTCATCCTCAAATCTCGGGAAACAAATATTGGAAGCTTTTTTACAACATCAATAACTATCTTGAAAGTCAACCCGAAAAACCACTAATTATTACATTTGGTGGTGCTTATTCTAATCATATTTCATCAGTTTCTACGGTTGGAAACTTAGCTGGAATTCAGACTTTAGGAATTATAAGAGGTGAAGAACTCGAAAAAAAATGGAAAGATAATCCCACTTTAGTTGCTGCCAAAAGAAACGGAATGAATCTGAAATTTGTCTCCAGAGAAGAATATCGCAACAAAGAAAAACTGACAGAGTTTTTACGACAGGAATTTCCTGATTCTCTGATTATTCCCGAAGGCGGAACCAACGAGAACGCCGTTCAGGGAATCAAAATGATGCTGAATAACGATACAAAAGATTTTGATTATCTTTGCACCGCAGTGGGAACCGGTGGAACGATTGCCGGGATTTCGATGTTTTGTGAAGAAAACCAGACTGTTGTAGGGTTTAATGTAGTGGAAGACTCTTCTTTGGAACATAGAATCCTCGAATTGACTTCAAGAAGAAATTTTCATTTGACGGATGCAGCTTTCGGCGGTTACGGTAAAATAAATGATGAAAATATTCGTTTTATCAATGATTTTAAAACGAAACATAAAATTCCGCTAGACCCCGTTTATACAGGAAAAATGATGCAGAAAATTTTTGAAATGATCGATGCAGATTATTTTCCTGAAGGAAGCAAAATATTGTGTTTTCATACAGGTGGTCTGCAGGGAATTGAAGGTGCCAATGCGTTTTTAGAAAAACAAAATAGAAATTTAATCATATAA
- the hemL gene encoding glutamate-1-semialdehyde 2,1-aminomutase, with product MKYQRSSALFEEAYKYIPGGVNSPVRAFKSVGGVPVFMKSAKGAYLTDADDNTYIDYINSWGPAILGHTHPEVLEALKIQAEKGFSFGAPTELETEIAKFITENVPNIDQIRMVSSGTEACMSAIRLARGFTGRDKIVKFEGCYHGHSDSFLIKAGSGAATFGNPNSPGVTAGTAKDTLLARYNDFEQVQDLFRHNQGEIAAVIIEPVAGNMGCVLPENNFLQNLRKICDENGALLIFDEVMTGFRLAFGGAQELYNVKADLVTYGKVIGGGLPVGAFAGRNEIMDHLAPKGAVYQAGTLSGNPLAMRAGLKTLQLIKNDENFFKNLDKTTETLDFEIGKILNEKGIAHKINRKGSMMSVFFHINRVSNFDEAQQANHSLFNNFFHQMLTNGIYLPPSGYETYFISDAIKDKEIDMTLEAVRKFEYS from the coding sequence ATGAAATACCAAAGAAGTTCAGCTTTATTTGAAGAAGCTTACAAATATATTCCGGGAGGTGTAAATTCACCTGTTCGTGCCTTTAAATCGGTGGGCGGAGTTCCTGTTTTTATGAAATCTGCAAAAGGTGCTTACCTTACAGATGCGGATGATAATACATACATTGATTACATTAATTCTTGGGGACCTGCAATTTTAGGTCACACGCATCCTGAAGTTTTAGAAGCATTGAAAATTCAGGCAGAAAAAGGTTTTTCTTTTGGAGCTCCGACAGAATTGGAAACTGAAATCGCAAAATTCATCACAGAAAATGTACCGAATATAGACCAGATCAGAATGGTTTCTTCCGGAACTGAAGCTTGTATGAGCGCGATAAGATTGGCGAGAGGTTTTACAGGAAGAGATAAAATTGTGAAATTTGAAGGTTGCTATCACGGTCACTCAGATTCGTTTTTGATTAAAGCGGGAAGTGGTGCTGCGACTTTTGGAAACCCAAATTCTCCGGGAGTAACTGCTGGAACAGCAAAAGATACTTTGTTGGCAAGATATAATGATTTTGAGCAGGTTCAGGATCTTTTCAGACATAATCAGGGCGAAATTGCTGCTGTAATCATTGAGCCTGTTGCGGGAAATATGGGTTGCGTTTTACCGGAAAATAATTTCTTGCAAAACTTAAGAAAAATCTGTGATGAAAACGGAGCTTTGTTAATTTTTGATGAAGTGATGACGGGTTTCAGATTAGCTTTTGGAGGTGCTCAGGAATTATATAACGTAAAAGCAGATTTAGTAACTTACGGGAAGGTAATAGGTGGTGGTCTGCCAGTAGGTGCTTTTGCCGGAAGAAACGAAATCATGGATCATCTGGCTCCGAAAGGTGCGGTATATCAAGCCGGAACGTTAAGCGGAAATCCTTTGGCAATGAGAGCTGGTTTGAAAACTTTGCAGTTGATTAAAAATGATGAAAATTTCTTTAAAAATTTAGATAAAACAACGGAAACTTTAGATTTTGAAATCGGAAAAATCTTAAATGAGAAAGGTATTGCTCATAAAATCAACAGAAAGGGTTCTATGATGTCTGTTTTCTTCCACATCAATCGAGTTTCAAATTTTGATGAGGCTCAGCAGGCAAATCATTCTTTATTCAACAATTTCTTCCACCAAATGCTGACCAACGGAATTTATCTTCCACCAAGTGGTTATGAAACTTATTTTATCAGCGATGCAATAAAAGATAAAGAAATTGATATGACTTTGGAAGCAGTGAGAAAATTTGAGTATTCTTAA